A segment of the Lycium ferocissimum isolate CSIRO_LF1 chromosome 5, AGI_CSIRO_Lferr_CH_V1, whole genome shotgun sequence genome:
AGTCTATTATGACTTGCGTGTCACAATTtaaaaaatagatatatattttattttctcttatttctttaaaaacttTGAAATCACGTTGATATGttggttaaattttttattaaatttaaaaatgctAGTATTTTATTTTGTGAGCCATCTGATATTTGATTTACATTATTAGTATCTAAGGAGCAAAGAAATGGGCTATTTCAAATCTCACACTACAGCGCCAAATTCAGTTAAAAACAGTAAACTCTGATAATGGAGATCCCCGTGATTCAAGCAAATGAGGTTCATCAAAGTGGCTAACACCCTTCACAGACTcaaaaactatattaatatTGACTACTCATTATATGGCCATCTCTTACAACTATGCAAAGAACATCACCTTATTCGCCAAGGCAAACAACTCCATGCTCGTCTTGTTCTATCCTCAACCATCCCCAACAACTACCTTGCTTCAAAGCTTATCAATTTTTACTCAAAAACCAAACACTTAAAAGAAGCACACCAGGTGTTCGACGAAATACCTGAGAGAAATACATTTTCTTGGAATGCCCTTTTAATTGGTTACTCTTCACAGAATTACCATGTAGAAACACTCAAgttgttttcttcatttttgttgAACAATTTTGATGTGAAACCCGATAATTTTACGGTTACTTGTGTGTTGAAAGCTGTTTCTGGGGTGTTGGGGGACTCTATTTTGGTTAAAATGATTCATTGTTATGTTGTTAAAAATGGGTTTGATTCGGATGTGTTCGTATTGAATGGTTTGATCAGTTCTTACTCGAAGACGGGTGATATGGTATTGGCAAAAAGTGTGTTTGATGAAATTCTTGAAAGGGATGTTGTGTCTTGGAATTCGATGACATCGGGTTATTCTCAATGTGGGTTTTACGACGAATGCAAAGGGTTGTATAGAGAAATGGTGAAGTTAGAAGGGTTTAGACCTGATGGGGTCACGGTAGTGAGTGTTTTACAAGCTTGTGCACAGTCGAATGATCTTATTTTGGGAATGGAAATTCATCATTATATTATTGAAAACAAGATTGAAGTTGACATTTCAGTTTTTAACTCGATTATTGCTCTGTATTCTAAATGTGGTAGCTTGGACTACGCAAGAGAACTTTTCGAAGAGATGAGTGAGCGGGATGAGATAACTTATGGTGCAATGATTTCAGGCTACATGACTTATGGATTTGTTGATAAAGCTGTTAGTCTTTTTCAAGAGTTGGAGAAACCAAGCTTGAGTGCTTGGAATGCTCTGGTGTCAGGTCTAGTTCAGAATAATCTGTACAATCGAGCTTTAGAGTTAGTTCGTGAGATGCAGTTATCAGGTGTGCAACCTAATGCCGTGACCCTCTCAAGTATTCTTCCAGGAATTTCTGATATAGCATTTGCAAAAGGAGGGAAAGAAGTGCATTGCTATGCCATTAAGAGTGAGTGTAATCAAAATATCTTTGTCGCGACTGGACTTATTGATACCTATGCAAAACTGGGTTTTATACAATTATCATTTCGAGTTTTTGATCACACAAAAGATCGGAGTGTCATTATTTGGACGGCAATTATCTCAGCGTATGCTAACCATGGAGATGCCAAGGTTGCACTTGATCTATTTAATGTGATGCTGAGTCATTGCATAAAGCCAGATTCTATCACATTTACTGCTGTACTGGCAGCTTGTGCTCATTCTGGACTGGTTGAGGACGGTAGGAGAATTTTCGAGTTGTTGGCAAAGTATGGAATTGAGCCTTTGGATGAGCATTATGCTTGCATGGTGGGAGTTCTAAGTAGGGCAGGTAAGCTATCTGAAGCAGTTGATTTAATAGGAAAGATGCCAATTGAACCCAGTGCTAGGGTGTGGGGTGCACTCCTTAACGGGGCTTCAATTTATGGTGACGTTGAAGTTGGTAGATTTGCATGTAGTCGTTTGTTTGAAATAGAGCCTGAAAATACTGGAAACTATACCATCATGGCAAATTTATACTCAAAAGCTGGGAGGTGGGAAGAAGCTCAAGATCTTAGGAAGAACATGAAAAAATTTGGATTGAAGAAGATTACTGGTAGTAGTTGGATGGAAACATGTCAAGGCGTAAAAAGCTTTATAGCATCAGATGAATCAAATGAAGAGGCTGGAGAGGTTTATGGGGTATTGGAAAGATTGCTTGGTTTGATGAGGGATGATGGTTACGTGATGATGGATGAATTTAACGAGGAAACCGTGTGACAAAATCTGCTGCTATGGGTAGGAGGTTGCACTGAAGAAGCAGTTTTGTGGGCTTCATTATTCAGAAGAATTGGGTTCCTTGTCTTATCGTGAGGAAGTAGAAAGTCGTTTAGCAAGCATTAGTACTCTTCCTGTGGTGATAGCATGATGCCATTCTGTGGGAACTGAAGACACAACATTTCAAGTGGTAAAAGTGCTCAAGAAAGAATTCAAATATGGTGGAACTAGAAAGCGAAGAGACATGTTAAGTCAGACATGTTAAGTCAGAGGGTATTTTGATGTAAACACATTTATGCTTCCCCTGGAACAATATTCGTCGTTCAGTTGATGAAATACTTTGGAGAGAGGATCATCAGCTTCTGGAAGTCCTTTTGGAGGTCTAGCACCAGATCTTCTGGTATCTTGGTAACAgtgacatactatacacattgaataataactacctttcTTAATGGGCTTTGACACTTCCATCTTGTACATACTTGTCCCCTGATTTCTTTTTTAACGAAGTATCACAGACAGAAACAAGTATGAAGTAGTATGAACTCCAATTTCTGTGCTGATTTTTCTATGTCCCCAAGAAATATGTGATCCTACTATTGTTAGGTAAATAGGGGACATTTTTGAAGCAAGAGCTTCATCTACTGCATTTGTGTGAGTTAGTCCATGATTCCGTTAGTATGATCACAAGTAATGTTAGTTCACCATTATCAGAGATTTCATTATAATGCATGTgcaatattttttcctttttttcttctttgaggGGTGGGGAGGTTGTTACAATCTATGTTTCTTCAGTCGTTGTCATGTTCAAAATATAATCAGTATGCTCATAATTCACTGATCTTGGACAGCTTAAATTACACAACTTGCTTGacttttgtttatactactcgAGTATGTGAACTTATTATCCTTCAAGAATCTCACATAGGGAAATTCTTCATTGCAGTTGCTGCACCGCCGCGCCCATTCACAACAATTATAATCATTCATCCAAGTAGATGATGCTTTCATACCTGATGCATCACATAGTTCGTGATCCAAAGCCGCTGTCTTCTTGCAACCTAGCAAGTATAAAGATCTCAGTTTTTGATGCAGAGAATGTTTCACAAGTTGTCAAGTTCTATTTACCATTGTTTATCACAAGAAGGTGCACAAAGTCCAAAAAAGCAGCTGTGAGAGATGAAAAGGGAAGTGACAAGAGCCCTTGATAAGTGCAGGCTACAGTGGGGAATAACTTGCACCAAACTAAATTATTATGGCTTTGTTTGTAGGGCCAAAGGGTgtacatattttccatgaatggGTCAAATGATATTTTTGCTCTTCTGCTTGTTCTTTTTCACCATGTTGTTAAACAGAGATaatgaaaagaaaggaataattgAAATTGTTTAAACTGGACACATGCTTCTGGACAAAGGCCAATACTCTAGCCATTCCCTTCCATTCTACTCTACCTAACTCATCTCCCTAGGCTTTCCAAAACCACACCTTTGTCCCCCATACATTCACTTAATAATGCATCTTTCATTTGTTTTATAATTGTGGTGTCCGATCCAGTCTGtgtgcacctcgactaatttcgCGGAAAGATTTGCTAGGTCCCACCAGCACAGGTACGATAGTAACTATGTCCACCAAGAATATAATTTTCTCGGCTTTTTGGCTAATCAAGTGGAATTTTTGGTCTTATCAATTTAATAATGCATCTTTCATttctaacctttttttttagctttctgCCTCCTGTCCCATAATATGACTGGAAACGTCAAGCCCTTGTTGTACTACGAAAATACCATTACGATACCATTTATATTTTCACTGCGCCTGAATAGATCAGAATGAACATAGAGGTCTATATAGCTGATCTCGATCAGTTATTTATCGAGGCATAATTGGTTGATGGATAGATTACATATTTCTTGTGAAAATGACAATATTGGTGTAAAGCAAACTAATTCTGGTATTTAAGTAGAGAGGGATAGACGTGCGGTTCCCATCATTCTCGAGTTTCGGAGGCTATGGTTGACCCATAAGGTTAGCTCCAGGCAGATTTCACcgacatattaaaaaaaaaaaaaaaaaaaaaagggtaaaaatgaaTTACTAGTACTACTTCctcaacaaaaaagaaaagttgaaagctactacttttttatttcttcagaAAATTAGTACTACTACTAGGGATTTTCAATTGATTGTGTGAAGCCCACTGGCTGTGTTTGCTCTATTTTAGTCTAAAGGTGATTGCACCACTATAGATACCAATCCATGCTCCTCTTTTCTCTTTTGCctttactttttccttttctatagAACTCTTTGCCTTGTCTTTCTGTTGCTTTAGTTAAAAGTTTACAAGAACCCTAGAACAACTTTTGTTAATTGATTTCCATCATTGCAAATTTGTGTGACACTTATTATTATTCTTTCTTTTGTGCTGGTTGCCACAAATTATCAAGAAATTTACTCCCTCCCAAAAAAGAGAATGATTGCTTTAGAGGAAGAGGTCCGAAATCTTTTAATTTCTGGAGTGACAATAAACACTTATTCTTTAGTTATTTTAgactaatatttatatattgaagaacttcATAAGCAGTATTATTAAGTGAATTAACGTTGCAAGAATAATATCTgaaattatatctcaaaataattagGATCCCTTATACTATAGGAGTATATTTTGTATTCATTCTAGTGTACTGATATTTttcacatgatgatgatgatatattaATCAATATTATCTTAATTCCAAACTACCTAGCATCGCTTATATATTTTTGCTAATACACGGAAAGAATTAtcataattatattattattataataataattattattattatacttaTCGCCACTTATCCTCTATCTAAACTAGAAGGCTGATTATATTTTTCGAAATTTACACATGCTAAGTTACCATATCATGAAAACACCTTAAATACATTGATAATATTAGATTATATTAATTTCAGTTAGATCTAGGATATTAATCAATAGgtaaatagagtaaatatttatttgcaatggtgtttacatcaaattaataaagttaattttaaaagttaaaaaataatgttaaagTATAATATCTTAACCATGATTTAatgataaatatgtacataaagaTATATTAACCGCAAGGGTGGCTGAGGTGGTTCAGCAAGTGGTTTTCCACATGAGAGACCTGAGATCAATTTCCACTTGCCCAACAACTTCTCGGTTGAGAACATCGCACGATACATTTGTGGGCTATTGCAATAGGAGCGatttacaaattaaaaaaaagacataTATCTTTTATTCATTGGTTTGGTATAATACTTGATGCGGATAATGTTTTATGAGCTAATGATAAAAAATGCACGTGAACTGTCACTTTTTGCGAGTTCCACACACCAAATATCAGTTGTTCCTTTTTTCTACCTAAATTTTCATTATCTATATGTGCTTTGATACATAGatgtgatagttcaggtagaaaaaaaaaacaactgaTAATTGAGTGTGAAACTCGCGTCAAAGCGATAGTTCGGATGCGTTTTTTACtattatctaattttttttatctataaaGAATGTTATGGTTGCTTTAGTAGATCCCTATAAAGCCACACGTTCCAAAACCTCTCAATTTTCCCACCAAAGCACATGATCTCCCATAATGGAAAAATTAGATCATCAAAGTCCCTCAGAAATAACCATAATCATGTCTACACTTTCCACCTTCACTTCTCATCAACTTTCAGATCTAACCCTTTA
Coding sequences within it:
- the LOC132057218 gene encoding pentatricopeptide repeat-containing protein At2g37310; its protein translation is MRFIKVANTLHRLKNYINIDYSLYGHLLQLCKEHHLIRQGKQLHARLVLSSTIPNNYLASKLINFYSKTKHLKEAHQVFDEIPERNTFSWNALLIGYSSQNYHVETLKLFSSFLLNNFDVKPDNFTVTCVLKAVSGVLGDSILVKMIHCYVVKNGFDSDVFVLNGLISSYSKTGDMVLAKSVFDEILERDVVSWNSMTSGYSQCGFYDECKGLYREMVKLEGFRPDGVTVVSVLQACAQSNDLILGMEIHHYIIENKIEVDISVFNSIIALYSKCGSLDYARELFEEMSERDEITYGAMISGYMTYGFVDKAVSLFQELEKPSLSAWNALVSGLVQNNLYNRALELVREMQLSGVQPNAVTLSSILPGISDIAFAKGGKEVHCYAIKSECNQNIFVATGLIDTYAKLGFIQLSFRVFDHTKDRSVIIWTAIISAYANHGDAKVALDLFNVMLSHCIKPDSITFTAVLAACAHSGLVEDGRRIFELLAKYGIEPLDEHYACMVGVLSRAGKLSEAVDLIGKMPIEPSARVWGALLNGASIYGDVEVGRFACSRLFEIEPENTGNYTIMANLYSKAGRWEEAQDLRKNMKKFGLKKITGSSWMETCQGVKSFIASDESNEEAGEVYGVLERLLGLMRDDGYVMMDEFNEETV